A genomic region of Oryza glaberrima chromosome 1, OglaRS2, whole genome shotgun sequence contains the following coding sequences:
- the LOC127758587 gene encoding cyclic dof factor 2-like has product MCDKDPGIKLFGRVIPLAPEAEAAAAADGSDQPEAAAAAAEVEPAAQDEDHHKETEESKDDEMKVDVPQEEEDNEMKVDAPQEKKDNEVTADVPEEKGNDEMRVDASESIESIEPVSRSTLDNKKEDQGQMNSVEEKAASDSKDENEKTANDESGQDKVLKKPDKILPCPRCNSMDTKFCYYNNYNVNQPRHFCKNCQRYWTAGGTMRNVPVGAGRRKSKSSSLHYRHLLMAPDCMMGSRVEISKSMNPEAFASAHSTPIQPIGRNETVLKFGPEVPLCESMASVLNIQEQNGTNAAAVPTGENQEDNSCISSITSHNVLPENAAQVDKNSTPVYCNGVGPVPQYYLGAPYMYPWNIGWNNVPMMVPGTSMPESASQSESCSTSSAPWMNMNSPMMPVASRLSAPPFPYPLVPPALWGCLSSWPATAWNIPWIRTNGGCMSPSSSSNSSCSGNGSPLGKHSRDSSLPLKEDKEEKSLWVPKTLRIDDPDEAAKSSIWATLGIKPGDPGIFKPFQSKGESKGQAASETRPARALKANPAALSRSQSFQETS; this is encoded by the coding sequence GATCATCACAAGGAAACAGAAGAAAGCAAAGATGATGAAATGAAGGTTGATGTGCCACAAGAGGAGGAAGATAACGAAATGAAGGTCGATGCACCACAAGAGAAAAAGGATAATGAAGTGACGGCTGATGTGCCAGAAGAGAAGGGAAATGATGAAATGAGGGTTGATGCATCAGAGTCAATAGAAAGCATAGAGCCAGTCAGCAGATCTACCTTGGACAATAAAAAAGAAGATCAGGGTCAGATGAACAGCGTTGAAGAGAAAGCAGCATCAGACTCAAAAGATGAAAATGAAAAGACAGCAAATGATGAATCAGGCCAGGACAAGGTACTTAAGAAGCCAGATAAGATTCTCCCTTGCCCTCGGTGCAACAGTATGGACACAAAGTTTTGTTATTACAACAACTACAATGTTAATCAACCCAGGCACTTCTGTAAGAACTGCCAAAGGTATTGGACTGCCGGGGGAACCATGAGAAATGTACCTGTTGGTGCTGGGAGGCGCAAAAGCAAGAGCTCATCGTTGCACTACCGTCACTTACTGATGGCCCCTGATTGCATGATGGGGTCTAGAGTGGAAATATCCAAGTCAATGAACCCTGAAGCTTTCGCATCTGCGCATTCGACCCCTATACAACCAATTGGCAGAAACGAAACAGTTCTCAAATTTGGGCCTGAGGTGCCACTCTGTGAATCGATGGCATCAGTGCTGAACATTCAGGAGCAGAATGGAACCAATGCTGCAGCAGTACCAACGGGTGAAAATCAGGAAGATAACTCTTGCATCTCTTCAATCACATCACACAACGTGTTACCTGAAAATGCAGCCCAAGTTGACAAGAACAGCACGCCGGTGTATTGCAACGGAGTCGGCCCAGTGCCGCAGTACTACCTTGGAGCTCCTTACATGTACCCATGGAACATAGGATGGAACAACGTTCCTATGATGGTGCCAGGTACAAGCATGCCAGAGTCTGCTTCCCAATCTGAGAGCTGCAGCACCAGTTCAGCTCCATGGATGAACATGAACTCCCCCATGATGCCGGTTGCCTCGAGGCTTTCTGCACCACCATTTCCATACCCTCTAGTGCCACCTGCACTATGGGGTTGCTTATCCAGCTGGCCGGCCACGGCATGGAACATACCGTGGATCAGAACGAATGGCGGCTGCATGTCTCCATCGTCGTCGAGCAACAGCAGCTGTTCAGGCAATGGCTCCCCTCTGGGGAAGCATTCCAGGGACTCCTCTCTCCCACTGAAGGAGGACAAGGAGGAGAAATCACTGTGGGTTCCCAAGACGCTCCGCATCGACGATCCCGACGAGGCGGCGAAGAGCTCCATCTGGGCCACCCTGGGGATCAAGCCTGGAGACCCTGGCATCTTCAAGCCGTTCCAGTCCAAAGGTGAGAGCAAAGGCCAAGCAGCATCAGAGACTCGTCCTGCTCGTGCTCTTAAGGCAAACCCAGCTGCATTGTCGCGGTCGCAGTCGTTCCAGGAGACTTCTTGA